A single Methanolobus sp. ZRKC5 DNA region contains:
- a CDS encoding sulfurtransferase TusA family protein encodes MTETNIDVRGQTCPVPLVECRKALKKAAPGDEVVIVGTHPASRKEIPMACEAMGLEILGVEEKDNEWKIRIKR; translated from the coding sequence ATGACAGAAACAAACATTGACGTTAGAGGACAAACATGTCCGGTTCCTCTTGTGGAATGTCGTAAAGCTCTCAAAAAAGCTGCTCCTGGCGATGAAGTCGTTATAGTGGGCACCCACCCTGCTTCCAGAAAAGAAATCCCCATGGCGTGTGAGGCGATGGGACTTGAAATACTGGGAGTTGAAGAGAAAGACAACGAGTGGAAAATACGCATCAAGCGTTAG
- a CDS encoding carbonate dehydratase: MLYPNPQNQHPIISEKAWISETAIIVGDVTIGDNVFVAHNAIIRADEPGSSVTIGDNCNVQDNVIVHALSNSEVIIEKNTSLAHGCIVHGPCSIGRGCFVGFGAVVFDCNIGNNVVVLHNATVRAVEIPPQKVIPDGKVITKQEDVESLEDITSDLVKFKSSVINANVELVDGYKALPQEA; the protein is encoded by the coding sequence ATGCTCTATCCAAATCCCCAAAATCAACATCCAATAATTAGTGAAAAGGCATGGATCTCTGAAACTGCGATCATTGTCGGAGATGTAACAATTGGTGATAATGTGTTTGTAGCGCATAACGCTATCATCAGAGCAGATGAACCCGGTTCTTCAGTTACAATAGGAGACAACTGCAATGTGCAGGATAATGTAATAGTTCATGCATTGTCCAATTCAGAAGTAATCATAGAAAAGAATACTTCACTTGCACATGGATGCATTGTTCATGGACCATGCAGTATCGGTCGCGGATGCTTTGTAGGATTCGGTGCTGTAGTGTTTGACTGTAATATCGGTAACAATGTCGTGGTTTTACATAATGCGACAGTTCGCGCTGTGGAAATACCTCCTCAGAAGGTCATACCAGATGGTAAAGTAATTACAAAGCAGGAAGATGTGGAAAGTCTTGAAGATATAACTTCCGATCTTGTCAAGTTCAAGAGTTCTGTTATTAATGCTAATGTAGAACTGGTCGATGGTTACAAAGCTCTCCCTCAAGAAGCCTGA
- a CDS encoding cysteine desulfurase family protein, with product MSDKMIYLDNSASTRLDEKVMDAMKPYYFDTYAVATSEFGYSMGIEAKEGLEEARETIASSLGASAEEIVFTSGDTESSNMAIKGVLAALKKKKGEHIIVSKIEDFSVLNTAKNLEKKGYSVDYISVDAEGIVDLDELKSKIRNDTVLVSIQHANQEIGTLQDLDAIAKICKEKDVLFHTDATHSYVRVPIDVSKTPVDMITMSAHTIHGPRGVGALYVRKGTPLEKWMDGGFQETNRRGGLENIPGAVGFAKAVELTTPEETEFLRSLRDYTIKRIFDEIPHVTLNGNKTQRTPQNANITFHYVEGESMTLHLDMRGFAVSTGSACFSRSLEASHVILGIGGNHERAHGSIRFTFGRYNSKEDVDAIVDAMKEVVAQLRAISPLFNK from the coding sequence ATGTCCGATAAAATGATATATCTTGACAATTCTGCCAGTACCCGATTAGATGAAAAAGTAATGGATGCAATGAAACCTTATTACTTTGACACCTATGCAGTGGCCACATCCGAATTCGGATACTCCATGGGTATTGAAGCTAAAGAAGGACTGGAGGAAGCCAGAGAAACCATCGCGTCTTCACTTGGCGCTTCTGCAGAAGAAATTGTGTTCACATCCGGCGATACAGAATCAAGCAACATGGCTATCAAAGGTGTTCTAGCTGCTTTGAAGAAAAAGAAGGGAGAGCACATCATAGTATCTAAAATTGAAGATTTCTCAGTCCTGAACACCGCCAAAAACCTTGAGAAAAAGGGCTACAGTGTAGATTATATCAGTGTTGATGCAGAAGGAATTGTGGACCTTGATGAGCTTAAGAGTAAGATACGTAATGACACGGTCCTTGTATCCATTCAACATGCAAATCAGGAAATCGGTACCCTTCAGGATCTTGATGCAATTGCAAAGATATGCAAGGAAAAGGATGTACTGTTCCATACTGATGCCACACATAGTTACGTGCGGGTTCCAATAGATGTATCAAAAACACCAGTAGACATGATCACCATGTCCGCGCACACAATACATGGACCAAGAGGTGTCGGAGCATTGTATGTTCGCAAAGGCACACCGCTTGAGAAATGGATGGATGGTGGATTCCAGGAAACAAACCGTCGTGGAGGACTTGAAAATATTCCTGGTGCAGTAGGTTTTGCAAAAGCTGTGGAACTTACAACTCCAGAAGAAACTGAGTTCCTTAGATCACTGAGAGATTACACAATTAAGAGGATTTTTGATGAGATACCTCATGTGACACTCAACGGAAACAAAACACAAAGAACACCACAGAATGCCAATATAACTTTCCACTATGTTGAAGGTGAATCAATGACATTGCATCTGGATATGAGGGGGTTTGCAGTGAGTACCGGATCAGCCTGCTTTAGCCGTTCACTTGAGGCAAGCCACGTGATACTTGGTATTGGTGGTAACCACGAACGAGCACATGGCTCTATCAGATTCACATTTGGACGTTATAACAGTAAGGAAGATGTGGATGCTATTGTAGATGCAATGAAAGAAGTAGTAGCCCAACTAAGGGCGATCAGTCCCCTGTTTAATAAATGA
- a CDS encoding PEF-CTERM sorting domain-containing protein yields the protein MSKHNSIIIIGITLVFMLMFAGGTAIAPVSCPPVEPLTATNTVNTMHTITVTEVDPGDIVTFDVQGANKDGGSLSASSTGVVVFSYTGTFVGDDTIQVSVADSGGSLKCTTTVYKTWISEGGDIPEFSTIALPVVAILGLAFYFQRRKE from the coding sequence ATGAGTAAACATAATTCGATAATAATTATTGGTATAACTTTGGTATTTATGTTAATGTTTGCAGGAGGCACTGCAATTGCACCAGTGTCGTGTCCTCCAGTAGAACCGCTAACCGCCACCAATACTGTGAACACCATGCATACAATTACAGTGACGGAGGTTGACCCAGGCGACATCGTGACGTTTGATGTACAAGGTGCAAACAAAGATGGTGGTTCTCTGTCTGCTAGTTCAACTGGAGTGGTCGTGTTCAGCTACACTGGAACATTTGTTGGAGACGATACTATTCAAGTAAGTGTAGCAGATTCAGGTGGATCACTTAAATGTACTACAACAGTATACAAAACTTGGATATCAGAGGGTGGTGATATCCCAGAATTCTCAACCATTGCACTTCCCGTAGTTGCAATACTTGGACTGGCATTTTACTTCCAGCGCAGGAAAGAATAA
- a CDS encoding sulfatase-like hydrolase/transferase, with amino-acid sequence MDISLFPSWTKGDSSGMRSKQNVIIHDAKNSINKPEMLTETNMFSGTDKSISLDVAGLMQEHSLELQKQLDQYPEGSQERYNIYDVWAIETAIDLIDTMENEYPDQYYILTINVGAVDCAGHYKKDSGYIATIEGIDNATMDLYETCQDNDMAFIFTGDHGMSFSTADSRGGHQSDKYSVMTESQKVPLVIAAKDVDTSVIKGQFGQEDIASTILEVLNLPGNLRAADGAAIPIKDYVNLKVNVPEKGKLILMKNDAILFESTIQDTISLVGLEQDTDYIVKYASTSDSEDVMEQVVNTESSMIVNMFTSSKQSTNDRSYKNPRYIVGGTLIGVVNLAGLMMIRKILKE; translated from the coding sequence ATGGATATCTCACTTTTCCCATCATGGACAAAAGGAGATTCTTCAGGTATGCGCAGCAAGCAGAATGTGATAATCCATGATGCTAAGAATTCAATAAACAAACCGGAAATGCTCACAGAAACAAATATGTTTTCCGGAACAGACAAAAGCATATCTCTTGACGTTGCAGGCCTGATGCAGGAACATTCTCTTGAATTACAGAAACAACTTGATCAGTATCCTGAAGGCTCACAGGAAAGATACAATATATATGATGTATGGGCTATTGAAACTGCTATTGACCTGATCGATACTATGGAAAATGAATATCCTGATCAATACTACATCCTCACAATAAACGTAGGAGCTGTGGACTGTGCAGGTCATTACAAAAAGGATAGTGGATACATTGCAACTATAGAAGGTATAGACAATGCAACCATGGATCTTTATGAGACATGCCAGGATAATGACATGGCCTTTATATTTACAGGCGACCATGGAATGAGTTTTTCAACAGCAGACTCTCGTGGAGGGCATCAATCTGATAAGTATTCCGTAATGACTGAATCACAGAAGGTACCGCTGGTAATTGCAGCAAAAGATGTTGATACCAGTGTGATAAAAGGCCAGTTTGGACAGGAAGATATCGCATCTACAATACTTGAAGTGCTAAACCTCCCCGGAAATCTGAGAGCTGCTGACGGTGCAGCAATTCCTATCAAAGATTATGTGAATTTGAAAGTCAACGTACCTGAAAAAGGAAAGCTCATCCTGATGAAAAATGATGCGATACTCTTTGAAAGCACCATCCAGGATACTATTTCATTGGTTGGACTGGAACAGGATACTGATTATATAGTCAAATATGCATCCACATCAGATTCAGAGGACGTAATGGAACAGGTCGTAAACACAGAATCCAGCATGATTGTGAATATGTTCACCTCATCAAAACAATCCACAAACGATAGATCTTATAAAAACCCGCGCTATATTGTAGGAGGAACTCTTATTGGGGTTGTGAATCTTGCCGGACTTATGATGATACGCAAGATCTTGAAAGAATAG
- a CDS encoding iron-sulfur cluster assembly scaffold protein has translation MKFPYTEKVLEHFKNPRNVGKLEEPDGKGLEGSPACGDMVAVYLQVNPDTLVIDDIKFESYGCASNIATASIITEMAKGKTIEEAKNISWQEATDELGGLPPVKAHCSVLAVEGLRSAIRDYEEKHGLVSEQEPSTVDVIRSRLKHVMNPMAGLDIVRTELVTKIEVEEGVVRILLDLPSNHQFAAAIKEDLIEKIESLWDVTEVNVVFTE, from the coding sequence ATGAAATTCCCATATACTGAAAAGGTGCTTGAACACTTTAAAAATCCCCGAAATGTAGGGAAGCTAGAAGAACCAGATGGAAAGGGACTGGAAGGCAGTCCTGCATGTGGGGACATGGTTGCCGTTTATTTGCAGGTCAACCCCGACACACTGGTAATTGATGATATCAAATTCGAATCATACGGATGTGCTTCAAACATTGCCACAGCTTCCATTATTACGGAAATGGCAAAGGGCAAGACTATAGAAGAAGCGAAGAATATCTCATGGCAGGAAGCTACAGATGAACTTGGAGGACTTCCACCTGTTAAAGCACACTGCTCTGTGCTTGCAGTTGAAGGGCTGAGATCCGCCATCCGTGATTATGAAGAAAAGCACGGTCTTGTAAGTGAACAGGAACCAAGCACAGTGGATGTTATCAGGAGCAGATTGAAACATGTCATGAACCCGATGGCTGGACTCGATATAGTCAGAACCGAGCTGGTGACTAAAATAGAAGTAGAAGAAGGAGTAGTCAGGATTCTTCTGGACCTGCCTTCCAATCACCAGTTTGCAGCAGCCATCAAAGAGGATCTTATTGAAAAAATAGAATCTCTCTGGGATGTAACTGAAGTCAATGTTGTCTTTACTGAGTAA
- a CDS encoding endonuclease: protein MPTKLRIATFNLENLDDREKKKPTLEERIALMRPQLHRINADILCLQEINGQEQEGQPRQLLALQELIEGTQYAEYQIAYTKTEADGQAYDERNLVILSRYDILEYHQYKHDYAPALYYLQVTAKTNEEEKEAKKITWERPILHARIKIGDKILEVINLHLKSRIPSNIEGQKLNNYTWKTASGWAEGFFISSTKRVGQALETRMLVDKLFDEDEDSWIVVCGDFNADLDEVPLEAIRGEVEDTGNSKLAKRVMMPCELSIPESSRFSLYHRGKGKMLDHLLISRGMMAQYRDSEVHNELLHDESLANSTEKKFPESDHAPVVAEFELLD from the coding sequence ATGCCAACCAAACTACGAATAGCAACATTCAATCTGGAAAATCTTGACGATCGTGAAAAGAAAAAACCAACGTTGGAAGAGCGTATAGCCTTGATGCGACCCCAATTGCATAGGATTAATGCAGATATCCTTTGTCTGCAAGAGATCAACGGCCAGGAACAAGAAGGACAGCCTCGGCAGCTGCTGGCTCTGCAGGAACTTATTGAAGGCACACAATATGCGGAATACCAAATAGCGTATACGAAAACTGAGGCCGATGGACAGGCATATGATGAGCGCAACCTGGTCATCTTAAGCCGCTATGACATTCTGGAGTATCACCAGTACAAACATGATTATGCACCTGCCCTATATTATCTGCAAGTAACAGCAAAAACGAATGAAGAAGAAAAAGAAGCGAAAAAAATTACCTGGGAGCGACCAATACTTCATGCCAGGATAAAAATTGGTGACAAAATCTTAGAAGTTATCAACCTTCACTTGAAATCACGAATACCATCCAACATAGAAGGACAAAAACTGAATAACTACACATGGAAGACCGCTTCTGGCTGGGCAGAGGGTTTTTTCATCTCTTCAACCAAAAGGGTGGGTCAAGCTCTTGAAACCCGAATGCTGGTAGATAAATTATTCGATGAGGATGAAGATTCATGGATTGTAGTGTGCGGAGATTTCAATGCGGACCTTGACGAAGTACCTTTGGAAGCCATCCGGGGCGAGGTTGAAGATACAGGCAACAGCAAACTGGCTAAGCGCGTCATGATGCCCTGCGAGCTGAGTATTCCAGAATCATCTCGTTTTTCACTTTACCATAGGGGCAAAGGAAAAATGTTAGATCATCTTCTAATCTCTAGAGGCATGATGGCACAATATAGGGATTCTGAAGTGCACAACGAGTTGTTGCATGATGAATCGCTTGCCAATTCAACAGAGAAGAAATTTCCGGAATCTGACCATGCTCCAGTTGTTGCAGAGTTTGAGCTGCTCGATTAA
- a CDS encoding MFS transporter, protein MNKNRFLIYSTVFLIMALSNSVIPVLPEISSSGQTNYSSLITTLLFSGYFIGALLTMIPFGLLADAYQYIRFIVLSIALTFFAGLVLTFTENIYLLIAGRLIEGIACGAFFPAAYAILFGFPEKNRYIGEFNFLLNAGLAVGVLSSGFLAQWSIKGAIILFTIMAALILSIGLPALFTKNEPSKIITKKTTPVSNAKRIINKTFDLKLLRTWATAFLLFGITGVMLAFYPEYSKDTLSKPELGIAIAILYASSMATNIIVGRMNLEYKKMVFTGVLLAASGVIIATKFPFLGFALLGIGSGTGMIGLPIAVSHMPFDKGLAMGIFNTYTYAGLAFMPIIAGLFVNLGHQAVFILSAFFMVLSLFLKDGMKSEE, encoded by the coding sequence ATGAATAAAAACCGGTTTTTGATCTATTCAACAGTATTTCTCATCATGGCATTATCTAACTCAGTTATTCCGGTATTGCCTGAAATATCTTCAAGCGGACAGACAAATTATAGTAGCCTTATAACAACATTATTATTTTCAGGCTACTTCATTGGAGCTTTGCTCACCATGATTCCTTTTGGATTGCTGGCGGATGCATATCAATATATAAGGTTTATTGTGCTTTCAATTGCACTCACTTTCTTTGCAGGATTGGTACTTACTTTTACTGAAAATATCTACCTGCTCATCGCTGGCCGACTTATCGAAGGCATCGCTTGCGGAGCATTTTTCCCTGCTGCATATGCAATACTTTTCGGCTTCCCAGAAAAGAATCGCTACATTGGAGAGTTCAATTTTCTGCTAAATGCCGGTCTTGCTGTAGGAGTATTATCATCAGGATTTTTAGCACAATGGTCAATAAAGGGCGCAATAATCCTGTTCACCATCATGGCTGCACTAATATTATCTATTGGCCTACCTGCCTTATTCACAAAGAATGAGCCTAGCAAAATAATAACAAAAAAGACTACCCCTGTGTCAAATGCCAAAAGGATAATCAATAAAACATTCGATCTAAAATTGTTGCGTACATGGGCCACCGCATTCCTGCTTTTTGGAATAACAGGAGTAATGCTTGCTTTCTATCCAGAATACAGCAAGGACACATTAAGTAAACCAGAACTTGGTATTGCCATCGCCATACTTTATGCAAGTTCCATGGCCACCAACATCATTGTCGGAAGAATGAACCTGGAGTATAAGAAAATGGTTTTCACAGGAGTTCTACTGGCAGCATCCGGCGTGATAATAGCCACAAAATTCCCATTTTTAGGTTTCGCACTACTGGGCATAGGTTCAGGAACAGGGATGATCGGATTGCCGATAGCCGTATCCCACATGCCTTTTGACAAAGGACTTGCCATGGGAATCTTCAATACATACACTTACGCAGGACTCGCATTCATGCCAATTATCGCAGGATTATTTGTTAATCTGGGTCATCAGGCAGTATTTATCTTGAGTGCTTTTTTTATGGTTTTGTCACTTTTCCTGAAGGATGGAATGAAAAGTGAGGAGTGA
- a CDS encoding PEF-CTERM sorting domain-containing protein, translating into MLDENGYMFIATAYPTDCFCIVFASDSNDGYTNVYVDGEKVWEGDTWAINPTGQPIGAQKIRSLKITGLDNDIHNIIIENPNVDHVHNGHVTIYKYGYNCQQENIPEFPTVALPVAAILGLAFFFQRRKE; encoded by the coding sequence GTGCTTGATGAAAATGGATACATGTTTATAGCAACTGCATATCCGACAGATTGCTTCTGCATCGTTTTTGCCAGTGATTCCAACGATGGATATACAAATGTTTATGTTGATGGTGAAAAAGTATGGGAAGGAGATACTTGGGCAATCAATCCAACTGGCCAGCCAATCGGTGCACAAAAAATAAGATCATTGAAAATCACTGGTTTGGATAACGATATTCATAACATAATAATAGAAAACCCAAACGTGGACCATGTACATAACGGACATGTCACAATTTACAAGTATGGCTACAACTGTCAGCAAGAAAATATTCCAGAATTTCCTACTGTTGCACTTCCAGTAGCTGCTATTCTTGGTCTGGCTTTCTTCTTCCAGCGTAGAAAAGAATAA
- a CDS encoding DMT family transporter: MIPADFLVVFFGLVAAICWGAGDFSGGFASKRANVYSVVLITQLVGVFLLAASAHLMAEEMPPLGGMIWGAVAGVFISIGLLALYRGLSQGRMGFVAPISAVIAATVPVIYGSFYEGLPAVHQMVGFAFAFIAVWLIAGGGDENSKIKRTDLVLPLLAGMGFGMFFISIDKVSDTAVLWPLTAARIAAVVTLIIFIALSKQVYLPPKNVLPVIIVAGIFDTGGNTFFALASQAGRLDIASILSSLYPAGTVLLAWIILKEKLSLKQWIGVAVAMLAIVFISA, translated from the coding sequence ATGATACCTGCTGACTTTCTTGTGGTTTTCTTTGGACTTGTGGCAGCTATATGTTGGGGTGCCGGAGATTTCAGTGGTGGATTTGCCTCCAAACGTGCAAATGTCTATAGTGTTGTTCTGATAACTCAATTGGTAGGAGTTTTTCTTCTTGCAGCTTCCGCTCATCTGATGGCAGAAGAAATGCCACCACTTGGCGGCATGATCTGGGGAGCTGTTGCCGGAGTTTTTATAAGCATCGGGCTTCTGGCACTTTACCGTGGTCTCTCGCAGGGACGGATGGGATTTGTGGCACCAATTTCCGCAGTAATAGCTGCTACCGTACCGGTAATTTACGGTTCATTCTATGAAGGATTGCCCGCTGTTCACCAAATGGTCGGTTTTGCTTTTGCATTTATAGCAGTCTGGCTCATTGCTGGTGGAGGAGACGAAAACAGCAAAATTAAGCGCACAGACCTTGTACTTCCATTGCTTGCCGGAATGGGATTCGGAATGTTTTTCATATCCATTGACAAGGTAAGCGATACGGCAGTACTCTGGCCCCTTACTGCTGCAAGAATAGCAGCTGTGGTAACATTGATCATATTTATAGCATTAAGCAAACAGGTGTACCTCCCACCTAAAAATGTCCTCCCTGTAATTATCGTTGCAGGAATCTTTGACACCGGAGGAAACACCTTTTTTGCCCTGGCTTCCCAGGCCGGCCGGCTCGATATCGCTTCCATCCTCTCTTCCCTCTATCCTGCAGGTACAGTGTTACTTGCATGGATAATACTGAAAGAAAAGTTGTCTTTAAAACAATGGATAGGAGTAGCTGTTGCCATGCTTGCAATAGTGTTCATTTCAGCCTGA
- a CDS encoding DsrE/DsrF/DrsH-like family protein, with amino-acid sequence MAEKAVIIVHSGDIDKIYSAMIIANGALSMGMDASLFFTFWGLERLKKDGLDKGPLSKMNFLGLGKWMIKSRMKKANVVSLERMMTDFKELGGKIIACEMTMEIMGIAPEQLNREWIDEYGAVGTYIMEAKDAKITLFI; translated from the coding sequence ATGGCTGAAAAGGCCGTAATAATAGTTCACAGTGGGGATATTGATAAAATATACAGTGCCATGATAATTGCAAACGGCGCACTGTCAATGGGCATGGATGCTTCTCTTTTCTTTACATTCTGGGGTCTGGAGCGTCTGAAGAAGGACGGACTGGATAAAGGTCCTCTATCCAAGATGAATTTCCTTGGGCTTGGAAAATGGATGATCAAAAGCAGGATGAAAAAAGCCAATGTGGTTTCGCTTGAAAGAATGATGACAGATTTCAAGGAACTTGGTGGAAAGATCATTGCCTGTGAGATGACCATGGAAATCATGGGAATCGCACCTGAACAACTAAACCGGGAATGGATAGACGAATATGGCGCGGTAGGCACCTACATAATGGAAGCAAAAGACGCTAAGATAACACTTTTCATATGA
- a CDS encoding DUF2551 domain-containing protein: protein MDSIRAKIKRRLQKFIELDCNGLRSHILSLFLNAKKTTVDELHANITQKYDISRSAVASMVGYIYSKLGVLRSHKESYKTPIVYSLKEEYVDLIRNTLESRSTGSSC from the coding sequence ATGGACTCAATTCGCGCAAAAATAAAACGAAGATTACAAAAGTTCATCGAACTCGATTGTAATGGACTCCGTAGTCATATATTATCGCTGTTCTTAAATGCAAAAAAGACAACTGTTGATGAATTACACGCAAATATCACTCAAAAGTATGATATTTCGCGCAGTGCAGTGGCATCAATGGTGGGTTACATCTATTCAAAATTAGGTGTACTAAGATCTCATAAGGAATCTTATAAGACTCCTATAGTCTACTCTTTGAAAGAAGAGTATGTGGATCTTATCAGGAATACGCTGGAATCAAGATCAACAGGTTCAAGCTGCTGA
- a CDS encoding DUF2284 domain-containing protein yields MTKDIQILFDRAKEFGLAAYLLDASEIDVENRARLKCAYGCRGYGKRLSCPPHIISIDEFRDILREYSAAILLIEEHDTSDEKDIFKAWSRLRKDSFHKMLELEHEAFRNGFTYAQLLRPGACNECDTCGDVCRKPEMRRFPPEAVGVNLSKLMEKKGLEIEYCNFDRVKCVGILLLE; encoded by the coding sequence ATGACAAAAGACATCCAGATATTATTTGACAGGGCAAAAGAATTCGGGCTTGCAGCATACTTGCTGGATGCCTCTGAGATCGATGTGGAAAACAGAGCCAGGCTCAAATGTGCCTATGGGTGCAGAGGTTATGGAAAACGTCTGAGTTGCCCTCCACATATTATTTCAATTGATGAGTTCAGGGATATATTAAGAGAATATAGCGCAGCTATCCTGCTTATCGAAGAACATGATACTTCTGATGAAAAAGATATATTCAAAGCCTGGTCACGACTGCGCAAGGATTCTTTCCACAAGATGCTGGAACTGGAACATGAAGCTTTCAGAAATGGGTTCACATATGCACAATTACTCCGTCCGGGTGCCTGCAACGAATGTGATACTTGCGGTGATGTATGCAGAAAGCCGGAAATGAGACGTTTTCCTCCTGAAGCAGTTGGAGTAAACCTTTCCAAACTCATGGAGAAAAAAGGACTTGAAATTGAATACTGTAACTTTGACAGAGTCAAATGCGTAGGGATATTACTGCTCGAATAA
- a CDS encoding ribonuclease III domain-containing protein codes for MRVNPDLSVNVNDLEEFQEIIQFRFNDTRYLVQALLHGSLFSGNQDKLSAFKKVNGLENKDYEKLEYLGDSVLGLIVAEYAYHSEEIDEYARSNGLTIEGVSTKIREVLASNKNLKPVAQKIKLSRFVLSEELVNIDGKLSDIIEALIGAIYLDGGHSKKDSNSNNNYLIAKDFVYRFFDIDDALGKIPVSNPKGRIQELFHKTGAGNPCYRLTGENGPDHDKNYTVGLYLDEELLATGEGNSKRSAEKAAAKNYLKSIDESTDTS; via the coding sequence GTGAGAGTTAATCCAGACCTGAGTGTAAATGTAAATGACCTGGAAGAATTTCAGGAAATCATACAATTCAGATTCAATGATACCAGATACCTTGTACAGGCATTGTTACATGGTTCACTTTTTAGTGGTAATCAGGATAAATTGAGTGCTTTTAAAAAAGTGAATGGTCTTGAGAACAAGGATTACGAAAAACTTGAGTACCTTGGAGATTCGGTACTGGGCCTTATAGTTGCTGAATATGCATACCATAGCGAAGAGATCGATGAGTATGCAAGATCAAATGGACTTACTATCGAAGGTGTTTCCACAAAGATCAGGGAAGTACTTGCTTCGAACAAGAACCTCAAACCTGTAGCCCAAAAGATCAAGCTTTCAAGGTTTGTATTGTCTGAAGAGCTGGTAAATATTGACGGAAAACTTTCGGATATAATCGAAGCACTTATTGGAGCAATATATCTTGATGGCGGGCATAGCAAAAAAGACAGTAACTCCAATAACAATTATTTAATAGCAAAGGACTTTGTGTACAGGTTCTTTGATATAGACGATGCCCTTGGAAAGATACCTGTTTCCAATCCAAAGGGAAGAATACAGGAACTCTTCCACAAAACCGGGGCAGGGAACCCATGTTATAGGCTCACGGGAGAGAACGGACCAGACCACGATAAGAATTATACTGTAGGGCTTTATCTGGACGAAGAGTTACTTGCAACAGGAGAAGGCAACAGTAAAAGAAGCGCAGAGAAAGCTGCAGCTAAGAATTACCTGAAATCTATAGATGAATCTACTGACACGTCTTAA